Proteins found in one Colletes latitarsis isolate SP2378_abdomen chromosome 8, iyColLati1, whole genome shotgun sequence genomic segment:
- the LOC143345175 gene encoding activating signal cointegrator 1 complex subunit 2 yields the protein MTENVSRENMEQFENPDHVPLEKLKLKVRTDGVVENINALDKRWADDHYFLNYEAPKLYNEDGSEIMGAKEHWIEIVKYMIDDLKWLLSLPQYRFWSNIVYNTSIINSLVSFLQETPPFYALESFPNCPEMLKLLETLRRYVLVVFSRFVTNKESTGEYISREFLGNLLYENYIFTIPIIFDLCQLYGRENGKVMEKILNCLFTLEPRYNNDLQKAVPCLIEALENVEIKFTGCYVCNANEAVSLPKQGTSSTELTLFNLEDMILYVLDISSTIAVFLTNYPPAVSTFHREDFMNKIVSIYESTIPEMYKKLDKLGNNDANIPKYMELKHRLDVIRVEILHLFRTILYEPIQSVQENLNTMTEAGIKERVEEYLTFLTSAISEKEFITDYDQFYPVTTDLGILSSICPEVDTLKCSYIVDSICAIVENPNAPFTAYSNNLAESIAGPSGIQNQLVAPRDNISLSNEKEIMKDPVILDSLISEVKDIFFDLNEHFIQLCLDHYKYDTASVINAVLEDTLPPHLKELKDLKDLKPAINDTPPDYTEVSINEDLALNIGELNTLSDDDDDINNIKPHEIVEVPKDYIVKNYSLVIDDYEDEYDDAYDSRDVRGVARDDSVDIDSRPFTTPRVLLAMQKTETVDESESEDEDVGAEQNGKDHFIQNPAEQRRQQAHRGGRTSNVVGKPKGQGQEKDILYNRQQKNTHKSTRANHNRRSGAQYKRNQGMVPS from the exons ATGACGGAAAATGTATCGCGCGAGAACATGGAGCAATTCGAG AATCCCGACCATGTGCCCCTTGAAAAACTCAAGCTAAAAGTCAGAACTGATGGTGTTGTTGAGAATATCAATGCTTTG GATAAAAGGTGGGCAGATGatcattattttttgaattacGAAGCTCCTAAACTGTATAACGAAGATGGATCTGAAATTATGGGGGCTAAAGAGCATTGGATAGAAATTGTCAAATATATGATTGATGATTTAAAATGGTTACTTAGTCTTCCACAGTACAG GTTCTGGTCGAACATTGTATACAATACCTCGATAATAAATTCGTTGGTATCTTTTTTACAAGAAACACCACCATTTTATGCTTTAGAAAGTTTTCCAAACTGTCCAGAAATGTTGAAACTTCTAGAAACTCTTCGTCGCTATGTACTTGTGGTTTTCTCACGTTTTGTTACAAACAAGGAAAGCACTGGAGAATACATCAGCCGTGAATTTCTTGGAAACTTATTGTATGAAAACTACATATTTACGATACCAATTATCTTTGATCTCTGTCAACTTTATGGCAGAGAAAATGGAAAAGTAAtggagaaaattttaaattgtttatttacatTAGAGCCACGGTACAATAATGATCTTCAAAAAGCTGTTCCTTGTCTTATAGAG GCTCTTGAAAATGTTGAAATAAAATTCACTGGTTGTTATGTTTGCAATGCCAATGAAGCAGTCTCACTACCGAAACAGGGTACTAGTTCCACGGAACTTACATTATTTAATTTAGAGGATATGATATTATATGTGTTAGATATATCATCAACGATTGCTGTGTTTTTAACAAATTACCCTCCTGCAGTGAGTACATTTCATAGAGAGGATTTTATGAATAA AATTGTTTCGATATATGAGAGCACAATACCTGAAATGTATaaaaaattagataaattagGAAATAACGACGCAAACATACCAAAATATATGGAACTGAAGCATAGATTGGATGTGATAAGGGTTGAAATTTTACACCTTTTTCGCACTATACTGTACGAACCCATACAAAGTGTTCAGGAAAATTT AAATACAATGACAGAAGCAGGGATAAAGGAACGTGTGGAAGAATACCTTACATTTTTAACCAGTGCCATTTCTGAGAAAGAATTTATTACAGATTACGATCAGTTTTATCCAGTTACAACGGATCTCGGAATACTGTCGAGTATTTGTCCTGAAGT TGATACGTTAAAATGTAGTTACATAGTCGACTCAATATGTGCAATTGTTGAAAACCCCAATGCTCCATTTACTgcttattcgaataatttagct GAAAGTATTGCTGGTCCTAGTGGTATCCAAAATCAATTAGTAGCACCTAGAGATAATATAAGTCTTtcgaatgaaaaagaaataatgAAGGACCCTGTTATATTGGACTCTCTTATTTCTGAAGTTAAAGATATTTTCTTTGATCTAAACGAACATTTCATACAG TTATGTTTGGATCATTACAAATATGATACTGCGTCTGTGATAAACGCTGTATTAGAAGATACATTGCCACCCCATTTGAAAGAATTGAAAGATTTGAAAGACTTAAAACCAGCAATAAACGATACACCGCCAGATTACACG GAGGTGTCAATCAACGAAGATCTAGCTCTGAACATTGGAGAATTGAACACGCTCagtgacgacgacgacgatattAACAATATTAAACCCCATGAAATTGTCGAAGTACCCAAAGACTACATAGTGAAAAA TTATAGCCTTGTAATAGATGATTACGAGGATGAATACGATGACGCATATGATAGTAGAGATGTACGCGGCGTTGCACGCGACGATTCCGTCGATATAGATTCGAGACCCTTCACGACACCAAGA GTGCTCCTTGCTATGCAAAAGACCGAAACTGTTGATGAATCGGAATCTGAGGACGAAGATGTAGGAGCAGAACAGAACGGTAAAGATCATTTTATACAGAACCCAGCTGAACAACGAAGGCAACAAGCTCATCGAGGCGGAAGGACTTCAAATGTGGTCG GTAAACCCAAAGGTCAAGGgcaagagaaggatatcttataTAATAGACAACAGAAAAATACCCATAAATCAACACGTGCTAATCACAATCGACGCTCTGGTGCGCAATACAAACGAAACCAAGGAATGGTTCCATCTTAA
- the LOC143345181 gene encoding bridging integrator 3 homolog isoform X1, with translation MTWNPLKKNHLKQRPTSAPPLLSSAEDRELDVAVQRLIYVEDTIRKLTKEMKKYIEAVVNLDRADQRLTFNLTTCGLVHLNDEFRKIVEDYHSVTTQVGKTVQEMATLCQKTFIEPLKKLRDEFALIAAAIAKREELVTTWKYSYNRLKKLQEKKDKMASHIAKVERERKAEEAAAKDLKTVHSQLLVELPSFLDKRLEYIKPSIHALIMVQLDYYGSTTKLFTHLMPIPNVSGSPSSAMIPEEEYQQLVANQINKIRALTIVKDH, from the exons ATGACGTG GAATCCTTTAAAGAAGAATCATTTAAAACAAAGACCCACATCAGCACCACCTCTGTTATCTTCTGCAGAGGATAGAGAGCTTGACGTTGCAGTTCAAAGACTTATTTA TGTCGAAGATACAATTAGAAAACTTACGAAAGAAATGAAAAAGTACATAGAAGCTGTAGTAAACTTGGATCGTGCAGACCAAAGACTAACGTTTAATCTGACAACTTGTGGTCTGGTGCATCTGAACGATGAATTTAGAAAAATAGTGGAAGATTATCACTCTGTTACTACCCAG GTTGGAAAAACGGTACAAGAAATGGCAACTCTTTGCCAAAAAACCTTTATAGAACCTTTAAAAAAATTACGAGACGAATTTGCTCTAATAGCTGCAGCGATAGCTAAACGGGAAGAATTAGTAACTACTTGGAAATACAGTTATAATCGTCTTAAAAAGTTGCAAGAAAAAAAAGATAAAATGGCTAGTCATATAGCAAAAGTGGAAAGAGAACGCAAAGCAGAAGAAGCGGCTGCAAAGGATTTGAAGACCGTACATAGTCAATTACTTGTCGAATTACCTTCATTCTTAGACAAGAGATTAGAATACATTAAGCCTAGCATACATGCTTTAATCATGGTACAGTTAGATTATTATGGAAGCACGACAAAATTATTCACACACTTAATGCCTATTCCAAACGTTTCGGGATCGCCGTCTAGTGCAATGATACCCGAGGAAGAATATCAACAATTAGTGGCTAatcaaataaacaaaataaGAGCTCTTACAATTGTTAAAGATCACTGA
- the LOC143345181 gene encoding bridging integrator 3 isoform X2, protein MKKYIEAVVNLDRADQRLTFNLTTCGLVHLNDEFRKIVEDYHSVTTQVGKTVQEMATLCQKTFIEPLKKLRDEFALIAAAIAKREELVTTWKYSYNRLKKLQEKKDKMASHIAKVERERKAEEAAAKDLKTVHSQLLVELPSFLDKRLEYIKPSIHALIMVQLDYYGSTTKLFTHLMPIPNVSGSPSSAMIPEEEYQQLVANQINKIRALTIVKDH, encoded by the exons ATGAAAAAGTACATAGAAGCTGTAGTAAACTTGGATCGTGCAGACCAAAGACTAACGTTTAATCTGACAACTTGTGGTCTGGTGCATCTGAACGATGAATTTAGAAAAATAGTGGAAGATTATCACTCTGTTACTACCCAG GTTGGAAAAACGGTACAAGAAATGGCAACTCTTTGCCAAAAAACCTTTATAGAACCTTTAAAAAAATTACGAGACGAATTTGCTCTAATAGCTGCAGCGATAGCTAAACGGGAAGAATTAGTAACTACTTGGAAATACAGTTATAATCGTCTTAAAAAGTTGCAAGAAAAAAAAGATAAAATGGCTAGTCATATAGCAAAAGTGGAAAGAGAACGCAAAGCAGAAGAAGCGGCTGCAAAGGATTTGAAGACCGTACATAGTCAATTACTTGTCGAATTACCTTCATTCTTAGACAAGAGATTAGAATACATTAAGCCTAGCATACATGCTTTAATCATGGTACAGTTAGATTATTATGGAAGCACGACAAAATTATTCACACACTTAATGCCTATTCCAAACGTTTCGGGATCGCCGTCTAGTGCAATGATACCCGAGGAAGAATATCAACAATTAGTGGCTAatcaaataaacaaaataaGAGCTCTTACAATTGTTAAAGATCACTGA
- the Rpii18 gene encoding RNA polymerase II subunit RpII18 produces the protein MADDDFDGDEVADDFDDVDDDDNIELEPQEEDGENIELLAAGEATGGVQRSKRITTRYMTKYERARVLGTRALQIAMCAPVMVELEGETDPLQIAMKELKQRKIPIVIRRYLPDNSYEDWGIDELIIIDH, from the exons ATGGCAGACGATGATTTTGATGGAGATGA GGTAGCGGATGATTTCGATGATGTTGATGATGATGACAATATAGAATTGGAACCACAAGAAGAGGATGGAGAAAATATTGAATTACTAGCAGCTGGCGAAGCTACTGGTGGTGTGCAAAGATCAAAACGGATTACAACAAGATATATGACAAA ATATGAGCGGGCAAGGGTTTTAGGGACAAGGGCATTACAGATAGCTATGTGTGCTCCGGTAATGGTAGAATTAGAAGGAGAAACAGATCCACTGCAAATTGCAATGAAAGAATTAAAGCAAAGGAAAATACCAATTGTGATCAGGCGCTATTTACCAGACAACAGTTATGAAGATTGGGGCATAGACGAATTAATTATAATAGATCATTaa